In one window of Arachis ipaensis cultivar K30076 chromosome B06, Araip1.1, whole genome shotgun sequence DNA:
- the LOC107646556 gene encoding uncharacterized protein LOC107646556, translated as MKVEEEDYTRIPVWIQMWGMPEFCKTRTAAMRIGQRLGEVVEVDSFLMRGKEDRIMKVRVNLDVTRTLRQSIKVSSPDKIVFEIMLKYEKIEIYCGFCGHIGHETRNCANYLEISEINQEVEERWNKELRADQLGWRIDETKENAYPNHRRKEVRSIHPDSKPTPVSLLKSFSQLSLSNPKYTSSLTIT; from the coding sequence ATGAAGGTGGAAGAAGAGGACTATACAAGAATTCCAGTATGGATTCAAATGTGGGGAATGCCAGAATTTTGTAAAACCAGAACAGCAGCGATGAGGATAGGGCAGAGATTAGGGGAGGTAGTGGAGGTGGATTCCTTCTTGATGAGAGGAAAGGAGGATAGGATTATGAAAGTGAGAGTCAACTTAGATGTAACCAGAACTCTTCGACAGTCAATTAAGGTATCAAGCCCTGACAAAATTGTGTTTGAAATCATGCTGAAGTACGAGAAAATTGAGATTTACTGTGGCTTCTGTGGACACATTGGACATGAAACTAGAAACTGTGCTAATTATTTGGAGATCTCAGAAATAAACCAAGAAGTGGAAGAAAGATGGAATAAGGAGTTAAGGGCAGATCAACTTGGCTGGAGAATTGATGAAACTAAGGAGAATGCCTACCCTAATCATAGAAGAAAAGAAGTCAGGTCAATTCACCCAGATAGTAAGCCAACACCAGTGAGCCTATTGAAGAGTTTTTCTCAACTATCACTATCCAATCCAAAATATACTTCTTCTCTCACAATAACATAG